From the genome of Streptomyces sp. NBC_01260, one region includes:
- a CDS encoding MaoC/PaaZ C-terminal domain-containing protein produces MPIDAAEAVAAEPRSTSVSWDHKDIQLYHLGLGAGTAPGRPDDATDPDELRYTLESRLHVLPSFATVAGAGLATGGGLAAPGVDVDLAAVLHGGQSVRLHRPIPVRGNAVQSSKVAAVYDKGKAAVLVLRTEATDDDGPLWTNDAQIFVRGEGGFGGERGPSERLALPDRAPDRVVERPVRPDQALLYRLSGDWNPLHADPEFAKLAGFDRPILHGLCTYGMTLKAVADTLLDGEVSRIGSYRTRFAGIVFPGETLRIRMWAGDGRVQVVVTAVERDDAPVLADTLVEHS; encoded by the coding sequence ATGCCCATTGATGCCGCAGAGGCGGTTGCCGCCGAACCCCGCTCGACCTCGGTCAGCTGGGACCACAAGGACATCCAGCTCTACCATCTGGGCCTCGGAGCGGGGACGGCCCCCGGCCGGCCCGACGACGCCACCGATCCGGACGAGCTCCGCTACACGCTGGAGTCCCGGCTCCACGTCCTGCCGAGCTTCGCCACCGTCGCGGGCGCCGGCCTCGCGACGGGCGGCGGCCTCGCGGCGCCCGGGGTCGACGTCGACCTCGCCGCCGTGCTGCACGGCGGTCAGTCCGTACGCCTGCACCGGCCGATCCCCGTACGGGGCAACGCCGTTCAGAGCTCGAAGGTCGCCGCCGTGTACGACAAGGGCAAGGCGGCGGTCCTCGTGCTGCGCACCGAGGCCACCGACGACGACGGCCCGCTGTGGACCAACGACGCTCAGATCTTCGTACGCGGCGAGGGCGGCTTCGGCGGCGAGCGCGGCCCCTCCGAACGGCTCGCCCTGCCCGACCGCGCCCCGGACCGGGTGGTGGAACGGCCGGTCCGGCCGGACCAGGCGTTGCTCTACCGGCTCTCCGGGGACTGGAACCCACTGCACGCCGACCCGGAGTTCGCCAAGCTGGCCGGCTTCGACCGGCCGATCCTGCACGGGCTCTGCACCTACGGGATGACGCTCAAGGCGGTGGCCGACACCCTGCTGGACGGCGAGGTGTCCCGCATCGGCTCGTACCGCACCCGGTTCGCCGGGATCGTCTTCCCGGGCGAGACCCTCCGTATCCGGATGTGGGCCGGTGACGGCCGGGTCCAGGTGGTGGTGACCGCCGTCGAACGCGACGACGCCCCGGTCCTCGCCGACACGCTCGTCGAACACTCCTGA
- a CDS encoding Zn-dependent alcohol dehydrogenase, giving the protein MRAAVLHEIGQDKLEVLDDVEAVGFGPGKVRLRIRATGLCHSDVSAMSGVLPQPAPFIPGHEGAGEVLDVGDGVSGLSAGDRVLVCWLPACGECPSCKRGQTQLCLAGFMNAGTPNFKRPGGDVFGFAGTGTFTEEVVVGAGCAVPIPDDVPFEIAALIGCGVTTGLGAAINTAKVEAGSSVAVIGCGGVGISTIQGARVQGAAQIIAVDPVASRREAALRFGATEAVSPDEFADAKQRITAGEGFDYVFEVVGKSVTARTAYENTRRGGTLCIVGAGAMDDNFQVNMFELFFDEKRILPSMYGGGDVLRSYERAIALWRAGRIDLESMITHRVRLDGINDALDQMRTGESLRTCIEL; this is encoded by the coding sequence ATGCGCGCAGCCGTACTGCACGAGATAGGCCAGGACAAGCTCGAAGTCCTCGACGACGTCGAGGCGGTGGGCTTCGGCCCCGGCAAGGTCAGGCTCCGCATCCGGGCCACCGGACTGTGCCACTCCGATGTCTCCGCGATGAGCGGGGTGCTGCCGCAGCCCGCCCCCTTCATCCCCGGCCACGAGGGCGCCGGTGAGGTGCTCGACGTCGGCGACGGGGTGAGCGGGCTGAGCGCGGGGGACCGGGTGCTGGTCTGCTGGCTGCCCGCGTGCGGGGAGTGTCCTTCCTGCAAGCGCGGCCAGACCCAGCTCTGCCTCGCCGGGTTCATGAACGCGGGCACCCCCAACTTCAAGCGCCCCGGCGGCGATGTGTTCGGCTTCGCCGGTACCGGCACTTTCACCGAGGAGGTCGTCGTCGGCGCGGGCTGCGCGGTGCCGATCCCCGACGACGTGCCGTTCGAGATCGCCGCGCTGATCGGCTGCGGGGTCACCACCGGCCTCGGCGCGGCCATCAACACCGCCAAGGTGGAAGCCGGTTCGTCGGTCGCCGTGATCGGCTGCGGCGGCGTCGGCATCTCCACCATCCAGGGCGCCAGGGTGCAGGGCGCCGCCCAGATCATCGCCGTGGACCCGGTGGCCTCCCGGCGCGAGGCGGCGCTGCGGTTCGGTGCGACCGAGGCCGTCTCGCCCGACGAGTTCGCCGACGCCAAGCAGCGGATCACCGCGGGCGAGGGCTTCGACTACGTCTTCGAGGTCGTCGGCAAGTCGGTCACGGCCCGCACGGCGTACGAGAACACCCGGCGCGGCGGCACCCTCTGCATCGTCGGCGCAGGCGCCATGGACGACAACTTCCAGGTCAACATGTTCGAGCTGTTCTTCGACGAGAAGCGGATCCTGCCCTCCATGTACGGGGGAGGGGACGTGCTCCGGTCGTACGAGCGGGCCATCGCGCTCTGGCGGGCCGGCCGCATCGACCTCGAATCGATGATCACCCACCGGGTGCGGCTCGACGGCATCAACGACGCCCTCGACCAGATGCGGACCGGCGAGTCGCTGCGTACCTGCATCGAACTCTGA
- a CDS encoding 3-oxoacyl-ACP reductase — MSLPLDGLSAIVTGAGRGLGRAEALELARLGAAVVVNDYGQPGRDGSGEASAAPAEQVAEEIRAAGGRAVAHLGDVSDHEQARALVELAVETYGQLDVLVNNAGILRDRMIFSMTEDEWDSVIRVHLKGHFNTTHFAAAHWRSRSKASGGPVYGRIVNTSSEAFLAGSAGQPNYAAAKGGIVGLTTSTALALAKYGVTANVICPRARTRMTEDVFAGFQEPQDGRLDALAPEHVSPLVGYLASPAAAKVNGQLLVVHGGMVAIVERPRVAAKFDAEKETFSFDELDELISPYYADRPPNETFAAAEVLGLKRG; from the coding sequence ATGTCACTCCCCCTGGACGGACTGTCCGCGATCGTCACCGGCGCCGGCCGCGGCCTCGGGCGCGCCGAAGCGCTGGAACTGGCGCGGCTCGGCGCGGCCGTCGTCGTCAACGACTACGGGCAGCCGGGCCGCGACGGCTCCGGCGAGGCGTCCGCCGCGCCCGCCGAGCAGGTCGCCGAGGAGATCCGGGCGGCCGGTGGCCGGGCGGTCGCGCACCTCGGCGACGTGTCCGACCACGAGCAGGCCCGCGCCCTGGTGGAACTGGCCGTCGAGACGTACGGACAGCTCGACGTCCTGGTCAACAACGCGGGCATCCTGCGCGACCGGATGATCTTCTCGATGACCGAGGACGAGTGGGACTCGGTGATACGGGTCCACCTCAAGGGCCACTTCAACACCACGCACTTCGCCGCCGCCCACTGGCGGTCCCGGTCCAAGGCCTCCGGCGGCCCGGTCTACGGCCGGATCGTCAACACCTCCTCGGAGGCGTTCCTGGCCGGCTCGGCGGGCCAGCCCAACTACGCGGCGGCCAAGGGCGGCATCGTCGGGCTGACCACCTCCACCGCGCTGGCCCTGGCCAAGTACGGAGTCACCGCCAACGTCATCTGCCCGCGCGCCCGGACCCGGATGACCGAGGACGTCTTCGCGGGCTTCCAGGAACCGCAGGACGGGCGGCTCGACGCGCTCGCCCCCGAGCATGTCTCGCCGCTCGTCGGCTATCTGGCGTCCCCGGCGGCCGCCAAGGTCAACGGGCAGCTGCTCGTGGTGCACGGCGGGATGGTCGCGATCGTCGAACGCCCCAGGGTGGCGGCGAAGTTCGACGCGGAGAAGGAGACGTTCTCCTTCGACGAGCTGGACGAGCTGATCTCCCCGTACTACGCGGACCGCCCGCCGAACGAGACCTTCGCGGCGGCGGAGGTGCTCGGCCTGAAGCGGGGCTGA
- a CDS encoding ABC transporter substrate-binding protein has protein sequence MSLRRRGTAAVGLAVVAALSLSACGSDDGSSGGSAKSEAGGEKKAAVATGGKDFGDAAKKTAEYGTDAPAGQFPRTLTHAMGKTELKAAPKRVVVLDVGEFDNVVSLGVKPVGYAPSEGDAAIPSYLKKRAGDPSSVGTINNLNLEAIAGLKPDLILGSQLRAADKYDELSKIAPTVFSIRPGFTWKENYLLNAAALDKTAKAESELGAYEANAKKLGEDVGPKKPTISMVRYLPDKIRLYAKASFIGTILDDAGLPRPKNQQINELAAEISPEKIDEADADWIFTGVYGDVKATKRDTAQSNPLWKNLTAVKEGRAKNVSDETWYLGLGVTAANLVLDDLRADLVK, from the coding sequence ATGTCCCTTCGACGCCGCGGCACCGCCGCAGTCGGCCTGGCCGTAGTCGCCGCCCTGTCCCTCTCGGCCTGCGGGAGCGACGACGGTTCGTCGGGCGGCTCGGCCAAGTCCGAGGCCGGTGGCGAGAAGAAGGCCGCGGTCGCGACGGGCGGCAAGGACTTCGGCGACGCGGCGAAGAAGACGGCGGAGTACGGGACCGACGCCCCGGCGGGTCAGTTCCCGCGCACACTCACCCACGCCATGGGCAAGACCGAGCTCAAGGCCGCTCCGAAGCGCGTCGTCGTGCTCGACGTCGGCGAGTTCGACAACGTGGTGTCGCTGGGTGTGAAGCCGGTCGGCTACGCCCCCTCCGAGGGCGACGCGGCCATCCCCTCGTACCTGAAGAAGCGCGCCGGCGACCCATCGAGCGTCGGCACGATCAACAACCTCAACCTTGAGGCGATCGCCGGGCTGAAGCCCGACCTGATCCTCGGCAGCCAGCTGCGCGCGGCCGACAAGTACGACGAGCTGTCCAAGATCGCGCCGACCGTGTTCTCCATCCGTCCGGGGTTCACGTGGAAGGAGAACTACCTCCTCAACGCCGCGGCGCTGGACAAGACGGCCAAGGCCGAGTCGGAGCTGGGTGCCTACGAGGCGAACGCGAAGAAGCTGGGCGAGGACGTCGGCCCGAAGAAGCCGACCATCTCCATGGTCCGCTACCTGCCGGACAAGATCCGCCTCTACGCCAAGGCCTCCTTCATCGGCACGATCCTCGACGACGCCGGCCTGCCGCGGCCCAAGAACCAGCAGATCAACGAGCTGGCCGCGGAGATCAGCCCGGAGAAGATCGACGAGGCGGACGCCGACTGGATCTTCACCGGTGTGTACGGCGACGTGAAGGCCACCAAGCGCGACACCGCCCAGTCCAACCCGCTGTGGAAGAACCTCACGGCGGTCAAGGAGGGGCGGGCCAAGAACGTCTCCGACGAGACCTGGTACCTCGGCCTCGGCGTCACGGCCGCGAACCTGGTCCTCGACGACCTCCGCGCCGACCTGGTGAAGTAA
- a CDS encoding Nif3-like dinuclear metal center hexameric protein, with protein sequence MPRLSEVIAELDALWPPEWAEGWDAVGTVCGDPDAEVDRVLFAVDPVQDIVDEALKLGAQLIVTHHPLYLRGTTTVAAGTFKGRVVHTLIKHDIALHVAHTNADSADPGVSDALAGALDLRVERPLVPDPTDPTGRRGLGRICTLDHPQTLGEFAARAAARLPATVQGIRLAGDPDALVRTVAVSGGSGDGLFDAVRAAGVDAFLTADLRHHPASEAVQHSSLGLVDAAHWATEWPWCEQAAAQLDAISDRHGWDLRVHVSKQVTDPWTTHHSSGAPN encoded by the coding sequence GTGCCCCGTCTGTCTGAAGTCATCGCCGAGCTCGACGCCCTCTGGCCGCCCGAGTGGGCCGAAGGATGGGACGCGGTCGGCACCGTCTGCGGTGATCCGGACGCCGAGGTCGACCGGGTGCTCTTCGCCGTCGATCCCGTCCAGGACATCGTCGACGAGGCGCTGAAACTCGGCGCCCAGCTGATCGTCACCCACCACCCGCTCTATCTGCGCGGCACGACGACGGTCGCGGCCGGCACCTTCAAGGGCCGGGTCGTGCACACGCTGATCAAGCACGACATCGCGCTGCACGTGGCCCACACCAACGCCGACTCCGCGGATCCCGGCGTCTCGGACGCCCTCGCCGGCGCCCTCGACCTGCGCGTCGAGCGGCCCCTCGTACCGGACCCGACGGACCCCACGGGCCGCCGGGGCCTCGGCCGGATCTGCACGCTCGACCACCCGCAGACCCTCGGCGAATTCGCCGCCCGGGCCGCCGCCCGGCTGCCCGCCACCGTGCAGGGCATCCGGCTGGCCGGCGACCCGGACGCCCTCGTGCGCACCGTCGCGGTGAGCGGCGGATCGGGCGACGGCCTCTTCGACGCGGTGCGCGCCGCGGGTGTGGACGCCTTCCTCACCGCGGACCTGCGCCACCACCCGGCCTCCGAGGCCGTCCAGCACTCGTCGCTCGGCCTGGTCGATGCCGCACACTGGGCCACCGAATGGCCGTGGTGCGAACAGGCCGCTGCCCAGCTCGACGCGATTTCCGACCGCCACGGATGGGACCTGCGGGTCCATGTCTCGAAGCAGGTCACCGACCCCTGGACCACCCACCACTCTTCTGGAGCCCCCAACTGA
- a CDS encoding zinc ribbon domain-containing protein: MNAAPADQIRLLDVQALDQRLSQIAHKRDTLPEHAEIESLTTDLAQLRDLLVASTTEESDTAREQIKAEQDVDQVRQRAARDQQRMDSGSVTSSKDLESLQREIVSLAKRQGDLEDVVLEVMERRESAQERVTELTDRVSAVQAKADDATARRDAATNELDEETATLTKEREVVAGSVPADLLKLYDKLRAQQGGVGAARLYQRRCEGCRLELNITEVNDVKAASRDTVLRCENCHRILVRTADSGL; this comes from the coding sequence CTGAACGCCGCGCCCGCCGACCAGATCCGACTCCTCGACGTCCAGGCCCTCGACCAGCGCCTCTCTCAGATCGCGCACAAGCGCGACACCCTCCCCGAGCACGCCGAGATCGAGTCCCTCACGACCGACCTCGCCCAGCTCCGCGACCTCCTCGTCGCCTCCACGACCGAGGAGAGCGACACCGCCCGCGAGCAGATCAAGGCCGAGCAGGACGTGGACCAGGTGCGCCAGCGCGCCGCCCGCGACCAGCAGCGGATGGACTCCGGCAGTGTCACCTCGTCCAAGGACCTTGAGAGCCTGCAGCGGGAGATCGTCTCGCTGGCCAAGCGCCAGGGCGACCTGGAGGACGTCGTCCTCGAGGTGATGGAGCGCAGGGAGTCCGCGCAGGAGCGGGTCACCGAGCTGACCGACCGGGTCTCCGCCGTCCAGGCCAAGGCCGACGACGCGACCGCCCGCCGGGACGCCGCGACGAACGAGCTCGACGAGGAGACCGCGACGCTCACCAAGGAGCGCGAGGTCGTCGCCGGTTCCGTCCCCGCGGACCTGCTCAAGCTGTACGACAAGCTCCGCGCCCAGCAGGGCGGGGTGGGCGCCGCCCGCCTCTACCAGCGCCGCTGCGAGGGCTGCCGGCTGGAGCTCAACATCACCGAGGTCAACGACGTGAAGGCCGCGTCCCGCGACACGGTGCTGCGCTGCGAGAACTGCCACCGCATCCTGGTCCGCACCGCGGACTCGGGTCTGTAG
- a CDS encoding bifunctional RNase H/acid phosphatase, which produces MTPPRQFVIEADGGSRGNPGPAGYGAVVIDPVTGETLAEAAEYIGVATNNVAEYKGLIAGLRAAKALVPDASADGGPRVHVRMDSKLVVEQMSGRWKIKHPDMKPLAAEAARILPASAVSYEWIPRERNKHADRLANEAMDAGKRGEQWEPSSSTAVLDTPKSSVAAALPPVSGPPGDAAAGAARARAALNRPAAGTPQVGWGAAPDLGAPATFLLLRHGETALTPEKRFSGSGGTDPELSAAGRRQAECAAEAFAARGTVQEIVSSPLLRCRETADAVAARLGLEVRIEDGLRETDFGAWEGLTFGEVRERHRADLDAWLASAKAAPTGGGESFAEVARRVAAARDRLITRYAGRTVLVVTHVTPIKTLVRLALGAPPESLFRMELSAASLSTVAYYADGNASVRLLNDTSHLR; this is translated from the coding sequence GTGACCCCGCCGCGCCAGTTCGTCATCGAGGCCGACGGCGGCTCCCGGGGCAACCCGGGGCCCGCCGGGTACGGTGCGGTCGTCATCGACCCGGTGACGGGGGAGACGCTGGCCGAGGCGGCCGAGTACATCGGCGTCGCGACGAACAACGTCGCCGAGTACAAGGGCCTCATCGCCGGTCTGCGGGCGGCGAAGGCACTCGTGCCGGACGCCTCGGCCGACGGCGGTCCGCGGGTGCACGTCCGGATGGACTCCAAGCTGGTCGTGGAGCAGATGTCGGGCCGCTGGAAGATCAAGCACCCGGACATGAAGCCGCTCGCGGCCGAGGCCGCCCGGATCCTTCCGGCGTCCGCCGTCTCCTACGAGTGGATCCCGCGCGAGAGGAACAAGCACGCGGACCGGCTCGCGAACGAGGCGATGGACGCGGGCAAGCGGGGCGAGCAGTGGGAGCCGTCGTCCTCGACGGCCGTCCTCGACACCCCGAAGTCCTCGGTGGCCGCCGCCCTGCCGCCGGTCTCCGGTCCGCCGGGCGACGCGGCGGCCGGTGCGGCGAGGGCCAGGGCCGCACTGAACCGGCCCGCCGCCGGGACCCCGCAGGTCGGCTGGGGTGCCGCCCCCGACCTGGGCGCGCCCGCCACCTTCCTCCTGCTGCGGCACGGTGAGACCGCCCTCACCCCTGAGAAGCGGTTCTCCGGCAGCGGCGGCACCGACCCCGAGCTCTCCGCCGCCGGCCGCAGGCAGGCCGAGTGCGCCGCCGAGGCCTTCGCCGCCCGCGGCACGGTGCAGGAGATCGTCAGCTCCCCGCTGCTCCGCTGCCGCGAGACGGCCGACGCGGTGGCGGCCCGGCTGGGCCTGGAGGTCCGGATCGAGGACGGCCTGCGCGAGACGGACTTCGGCGCCTGGGAGGGGCTGACGTTCGGCGAGGTCAGGGAGCGTCACCGCGCGGACCTGGACGCCTGGCTCGCCTCCGCGAAGGCGGCGCCCACCGGTGGCGGCGAGAGCTTCGCCGAGGTCGCCCGCCGCGTCGCGGCCGCCCGCGACCGCCTCATCACCCGCTACGCGGGCCGCACCGTGCTCGTGGTCACGCATGTCACGCCCATCAAGACCCTGGTCCGGCTGGCGCTGGGCGCACCGCCGGAGTCGCTCTTCCGGATGGAGCTCTCGGCGGCGTCCCTGTCGACCGTGGCCTACTACGCGGACGGCAACGCCTCCGTACGGCTGCTGAACGACACGTCCCACCTGCGGTAA
- the eda gene encoding bifunctional 4-hydroxy-2-oxoglutarate aldolase/2-dehydro-3-deoxy-phosphogluconate aldolase gives MTSSVLDLAPVVPVVVLEDAADAVPLARALVAGGLPAIEVTLRTAAALDAIKAIAAEVPDAVVGAGTVISVRNVSDTVAAGARFLVSPGWTDTLLDAMKASGVPFLPGVSTTSEVVALLERGVTEMKFFPAEAAGGTACLKALSAPLPQARFCPTGGISLASAPSYLALPNVGCVGGSWMVPADAVAAGDWARVERLAAEAAALRG, from the coding sequence ATGACCTCATCCGTGCTGGACCTTGCCCCCGTCGTGCCCGTCGTCGTCCTGGAGGACGCCGCCGACGCGGTGCCGCTCGCCCGTGCCCTGGTCGCGGGCGGGCTCCCGGCGATCGAGGTGACCCTGCGGACCGCCGCGGCCCTGGACGCGATCAAGGCCATCGCGGCGGAGGTGCCGGACGCGGTGGTCGGCGCCGGCACGGTGATCTCCGTGCGGAACGTCTCCGACACCGTGGCCGCAGGGGCCCGGTTCCTGGTCAGCCCCGGCTGGACGGACACCCTCCTGGACGCGATGAAGGCGTCGGGGGTGCCGTTCCTGCCGGGCGTCTCCACGACGTCCGAGGTGGTCGCGCTGCTGGAGCGCGGGGTCACCGAGATGAAGTTCTTCCCGGCCGAGGCGGCGGGCGGCACGGCCTGTCTGAAGGCCCTTTCCGCCCCGCTCCCCCAGGCCCGGTTCTGCCCGACCGGTGGCATCTCGCTCGCCTCGGCACCCTCCTACCTGGCCCTGCCGAACGTCGGCTGCGTGGGCGGCAGCTGGATGGTGCCCGCCGACGCGGTGGCGGCCGGGGACTGGGCGCGGGTGGAGCGGCTGGCGGCCGAAGCCGCGGCGCTGCGCGGCTGA
- the yaaA gene encoding peroxide stress protein YaaA, with the protein MLVLLPPSEGKAASGRGAPLKPESLSLPGLAAARAAVLDGLVELSVADEEKARVVLGLSEGLRGEIAKNVELRTAGTRPAGEIYTGVLYDALDLASLDTAARRRAGKSLLVFSGLWGAVRVGDRIPSYRCSMGVKLPGLGALGAFWREPMAQVMPEAAGDGLVLDLRSSAYAAAWRPKGAVAERTASVRVLHSQLVDGVEKRSVVSHFNKATKGRMVRDLLRSGAAPKGPAELVTVLRDLGYVVEAGAPARAGRAWELDVVVTEIH; encoded by the coding sequence GTGCTCGTGCTGTTGCCGCCCTCCGAAGGAAAGGCTGCCTCGGGCCGGGGAGCACCTCTGAAGCCCGAGTCGCTGTCGCTTCCGGGCCTGGCCGCGGCGCGGGCCGCCGTGCTGGACGGGCTCGTGGAGCTGTCCGTGGCGGACGAGGAGAAGGCCCGCGTGGTACTGGGGCTGAGCGAGGGCCTGCGCGGCGAGATCGCGAAGAACGTCGAGCTCCGGACGGCGGGCACGCGCCCGGCCGGCGAGATCTACACCGGGGTGCTGTACGACGCGCTGGATCTGGCCTCCCTGGACACCGCCGCCCGCCGCCGGGCCGGGAAGTCGCTGCTGGTGTTCTCCGGGCTGTGGGGCGCGGTGCGGGTGGGCGACCGGATTCCTTCGTACCGCTGCTCGATGGGGGTGAAGCTGCCGGGGCTGGGGGCTCTCGGCGCGTTCTGGCGCGAGCCGATGGCGCAGGTCATGCCGGAGGCGGCCGGGGACGGCCTGGTGCTGGATCTGCGGTCGTCCGCGTACGCGGCGGCGTGGCGGCCGAAGGGCGCGGTCGCGGAACGCACGGCGAGCGTGCGGGTGCTGCACTCCCAGCTGGTGGACGGGGTGGAGAAGCGGTCGGTGGTGAGCCACTTCAACAAGGCGACGAAGGGCCGGATGGTCCGCGATCTGCTGCGGTCGGGCGCCGCGCCGAAGGGGCCCGCGGAGCTGGTGACGGTCCTGCGTGATCTCGGGTACGTGGTGGAGGCCGGGGCGCCCGCGCGGGCCGGGCGGGCGTGGGAGCTCGATGTCGTGGTGACGGAGATTCACTGA
- a CDS encoding RNB domain-containing ribonuclease: MPRRHLHLTGAAGSPLRAALRGLRTELGLPDGFPSDVLAEAADAARNPAVAGHEDATELPFLTIDPPASTDLDQAMHLERRAHGYRVHYAIADVAAFVRPGGALDTEAHRRVTTLYFPDGRVPLHPASLSEGAASLFPGQTRPAVLWEIDLDTEGRAVATRVRRALVRSRAKLDYTGVQQRIDAGTAEESLALLRDIGTLREEQEVARGGISLNVPEQEVVERDGGYGLEYRAPLPADGWNAQISLLTGMAAARLMTEAGTGILRTLPVAPDGAVARLRRSAEALHIDWPHHVPYAQIVRSLDPRMTSHAAFLQDCTTLLRGAGYTVFENGELPTPAVHAAVADLYTHCTAPLRRLVDRYAAELCVAAAADREPPEWVLAALPALPKEMADGTRRANTVERECVDLVEAALLKDRIGAVFDAYVVDVKEQDPTTGTIHIDDPAVVGRIEGGSASLPLGERLRVRLTQADPGSAKVLFAPA; this comes from the coding sequence ATGCCCCGCCGCCATCTCCACCTGACCGGCGCAGCCGGCTCCCCGCTGCGGGCGGCCCTGCGCGGGCTGCGCACCGAACTCGGGCTCCCCGACGGCTTCCCGTCCGACGTACTCGCCGAAGCGGCCGACGCGGCGAGGAACCCGGCGGTCGCCGGACACGAGGACGCCACGGAACTGCCGTTCCTCACCATCGACCCGCCCGCCTCCACCGACCTCGACCAGGCGATGCACCTCGAACGCCGCGCCCACGGCTACCGCGTGCACTACGCCATCGCCGATGTCGCCGCCTTCGTCCGCCCCGGCGGCGCACTCGACACCGAGGCGCACCGCCGGGTGACGACCCTCTACTTCCCCGACGGCAGGGTGCCGCTGCACCCCGCATCGCTCTCCGAGGGCGCCGCCAGCCTTTTCCCCGGGCAGACCCGCCCCGCCGTGCTGTGGGAGATCGACCTCGACACCGAGGGCCGTGCCGTCGCCACCCGGGTGCGCAGGGCCCTCGTACGCAGTCGCGCCAAGCTCGACTACACGGGTGTGCAGCAGCGGATCGACGCGGGCACCGCCGAGGAGTCCCTCGCGCTGCTCAGGGACATCGGCACCCTCCGCGAGGAACAGGAGGTCGCCCGCGGCGGTATCTCCCTCAACGTGCCCGAGCAGGAGGTCGTCGAGCGCGACGGCGGTTACGGGCTGGAGTACCGCGCCCCGCTGCCCGCCGACGGCTGGAACGCCCAGATCTCACTGCTCACCGGCATGGCCGCGGCCCGGCTGATGACCGAGGCCGGCACCGGCATCCTGCGGACGCTGCCGGTCGCCCCGGACGGCGCCGTCGCCCGCCTCCGGCGCTCGGCCGAAGCCCTGCACATCGACTGGCCGCACCACGTGCCGTACGCGCAGATCGTGCGTTCGCTCGACCCGAGGATGACCAGCCACGCCGCCTTCCTCCAGGACTGCACCACGCTGCTGCGCGGCGCCGGGTACACCGTCTTCGAGAACGGCGAACTGCCCACACCGGCCGTCCACGCCGCCGTCGCCGACCTCTACACGCACTGCACCGCGCCGTTGCGCCGCCTCGTCGACCGGTACGCCGCCGAACTGTGCGTCGCCGCCGCGGCGGACCGTGAGCCGCCCGAGTGGGTCCTGGCCGCGCTGCCCGCCCTGCCGAAGGAGATGGCGGACGGCACCCGGCGGGCCAACACGGTGGAACGCGAGTGCGTGGACCTGGTCGAGGCGGCGCTGCTCAAGGACCGGATCGGTGCGGTCTTCGACGCGTACGTGGTGGACGTGAAGGAGCAGGATCCGACCACCGGCACCATCCACATCGACGACCCGGCGGTAGTCGGCCGGATCGAGGGCGGCAGCGCGTCGCTCCCTCTCGGGGAACGGCTGCGGGTGCGGCTCACGCAGGCAGATCCCGGCTCGGCGAAGGTGCTGTTCGCACCGGCGTGA
- a CDS encoding MerR family transcriptional regulator produces MRIGEIAALVGVTPRTVRHYHHIGLLAEPARRANGYRSYGVRDAVLLARIRRLTELGLGLDEVREVLAGDAGRELGDVLRELDTDLARQEREIRERRLRLAGLLDGPVEGAESVSPALAELLAAAPVTASPSAAKDREHLMLLDTIGGGSEIYAVLRPLAGDPAVLALYEELDALAAASPDDPRIGPLAERMAALAPDEVLDAIPAGGPVMTGFGEALLADYPPAQAEVVRRVMVALTGRSRSRSRDGDGNGRGTE; encoded by the coding sequence ATGCGCATCGGAGAGATCGCCGCGCTCGTCGGGGTCACCCCCCGGACCGTTCGGCACTACCACCACATCGGCCTGCTGGCCGAGCCCGCGCGCCGGGCCAACGGCTACCGCTCCTACGGCGTGCGCGACGCCGTGCTGCTGGCGCGCATCCGGCGGCTCACCGAGCTGGGGCTCGGTCTGGACGAGGTGCGGGAGGTGCTCGCCGGTGACGCCGGGCGCGAACTCGGTGACGTACTGCGTGAGCTGGATACCGACCTGGCCCGGCAGGAGCGGGAGATCCGGGAGCGGCGGCTGCGGCTGGCCGGCCTGCTGGACGGGCCGGTGGAGGGTGCGGAGTCCGTGTCGCCCGCGCTGGCCGAACTGCTGGCCGCCGCACCGGTCACCGCTTCCCCGTCCGCCGCCAAGGACCGGGAGCATCTGATGCTGCTGGACACGATCGGTGGCGGCAGCGAGATCTATGCCGTGCTGCGGCCGCTGGCGGGCGATCCGGCCGTGCTCGCGCTGTACGAAGAGCTGGACGCGCTCGCGGCGGCGTCCCCCGACGATCCCCGGATCGGACCGCTGGCCGAGCGGATGGCCGCCCTCGCGCCCGACGAGGTGCTGGACGCGATCCCGGCCGGCGGACCGGTGATGACCGGGTTCGGGGAGGCCCTGCTGGCGGACTACCCGCCCGCACAGGCCGAGGTGGTGCGCCGGGTGATGGTCGCGTTGACCGGACGGAGCAGGAGCAGGAGCAGGGACGGGGACGGCAACGGGCGGGGGACGGAATGA